Within Diospyros lotus cultivar Yz01 chromosome 15, ASM1463336v1, whole genome shotgun sequence, the genomic segment agccaccaaaaGACCTAGCTAGCCTCCACACACCTCAGCTCGCCATGCGTGACCCATGTTGTGCCCAACCAGCCTCGGGCTGTGCCCACGTGGCCCTTTCCATAAACTAGTCACTCCCCAACGTGCTCATGCAGCACCCAAGCAGCCTCATGCCCTCACCTCTACATGCCTTTCGGCCAACAAGCCCGCACTGTGCTACGAGCCTCTTCTTAACAGGTATCCACGTATGACCCTCCTAGGCATCCGCGTAGCACTTGGTCAAATCTTTGATAACCTCATAGCGACCCACAAGATCTCATCCCTCGTTACCTCATAACGATAAGGCCAACCTCGCAAGGTTCTCTTTCCTCCTAGGACCCTTCCCGATAGGGGTTTCTCACCTAGGTCCTCCATGCATGCCTACCCCTGAGCCACCAAGTGTTGTGGACGAATCATGCACTCCCTACATCCACATGTCCCAGTCACGACTAGCCCCGTGTCCCAGTCATGACCGACCTTTGTAAATACCTGTTTCCTTATCGGCTTCAGGTAAGCCATCATGACTGCAtaatctttctctctctttctccttcgaTATCACTCACTTGAGGAGTCCATCTTCACAGTCCACTCATATCGCTCACTCGTACACCTTCTCACAGTGCACCAATGCGTCTTATTCGCATGATACACATGAGCATACTACATCATACTATATTCTTACTTCTTCATAACAtgtactaacttaggcatcagagggctTGTATAGGAGAAATCCCTATGTGTCTTCTGATTGCCTTCTGTCTTGTAAATCCTTCGAAAGACTTATTCGCGAACCTTGTAGGCATCCTCCGAAGACCCATCCAAGGCACCCCTGCCTCTCTCCGATGCCCATTCCTCTTACTTCTTTAGTGCTCCGCCCTTCTACTCCTCGACTAGTGGGTAGAGCCCTCGCTTTCCATTCTTCTTCGGTGGTCTTTTGCCTCTTCCTTCTCGCTGAGCCCTACCAACTATTTATTGaggttttcaaataaataaatgttaattgTTGTATCTCTGTAATAAcatattgtatttgttaaatttatctaacaattattaaaaatgaagtTACGTAActtattatttaagtttttttaaatacatttatCTCAATATTGTCAAAACTGAACCATACCAACATGAAAATATATTGTCAATGGGTTAACCTAGCCACAATCGGTTccaaagaagagagagagagagagagattcacaTTTGAAATGGAATACATTCAAGTTTGGACTAGAATATCGAACCTACGTGAGTTTGACATTTTCAAATTGAACTCATATAGATCCCAAGGAGAATGAAAGATGGGTTGAATTTAGGTTCCAACATCCAAATCTAACACAAGGGTTAGTTCCTCAACTCATTTTTGCTTCCCTTCTCTATCCTATCAAAGAAGTTCATCGCCAAACACTCTAGCTCCTCGACCCTTTGTTGTTATTGGTAGATTCTCGCCAAGTCGCATTGCAACCTGTTAGAGCTGATTTGATCATCTCCAAACTTCACTGTTAAATTCGTGCCGAGAGAGATAagagtttttactttttaacaCTCGTACAACGTTGGCACCGCAAGTAGCCATGGATGATAATTGAAGGAAAAAGACATGATCCGATGCGGTCGGTCCCGCCCCCCCAATTTCCCCCTCTATTTGTGTCGCAATTTCCACGCTACCCAAAGGAGCGTAATTCGTACGCGAAGAAGGTCAACTTTAAGCTCAAGCCCCAGTAACCGACGCGTCACGCGCGATAGATCGCGTGCCTACACCTTAGCCCATTCATAAATATAATTGCATTGCATAATAATTTAGAGAAAGTCAAAACTCTAATTCCGGAGAGGGAATTTATAGCCGACATGGAAGCGCATCAAACGCCcatgataattaaattatgcCTCCACGTGACAGCCTTCCACTGGTGAAAagatacatatttattttttatactttaaacttttttatgtaatttaaaacccaaatacacaacaacaacaaaaagttattatataatttgaattttttaagtcaaaataaagaataattttatcaattatcaaAATTGATATCTATTAATTCAcctaaatctaaaattaaattataattactatCATTATCTCCTGataaaatttcataagatatttttttttaatttttttttaaatgacgTTCCATCACAGATGTTTTTGTCGCTCAGTCTCTTGATTTCGGTAGAGGAGATAATCACAGTAGACTACGCACGTAAGAAATCGAACCCGTGCACAACCAGTTGAAAGTGATCGACGAGCACTTAAGTTTCACTCTTAATTCACGCGGCTCGACCCCTGGggcttttatattttaatttagacAATACAAAGGCTCTTTCAACGTATACACACACGTGATGCATGATAAGTAGTCGGTGAAGAAGTGTTTTTCTTAATGCATGAGGGTTGCATTAgagtacagagagagagagaggcggttCTAAGTTGTTAATTATATGTACACACgctaactatatatatatatatatatataaatagagacaTAGAGATAGGGCTCGACTCAATTGCTCCCCATTCCTCATTTTGCTTAAGCGATTCAGAGATATCATCATCAACAGCTGCTTTGCGTTTCTCAGAGAACACATCAGAACAATTCGCGCAATTCAAAACGATGACGGTATCTAATCAATCTCTCTCTGATACTGCAACAAGCTTGacaatatatacatgtattaGCAAagataatatacatatatatatatatgcatgcttgTATATTATTACAGCAACGCGAGTTAGTGAAGGTTACTTGATTGATTTTGTTGCGCGTGCAGACCATAGAGATGAGAGTTCACATGGATTGCCCCGGATGTGAGAGCAAGATTAGAAAAGCTCTTCTCAAGCTTAAAGGTAACCTGAATTCTTAGTTCCCCCGAGTTTGAATcgcacatttatatatatatatatatatatatatacctcttTTCATCTTTCTGGAGATATGTATATGTGTTAAGTTAACAGAATtatgtataatattatatattgaatCGGTTCATTTCTACAGTAGCTAGGTGGTTGGATCCAGATTTGAAGTGGTCAGGATCAATTAAGAAATTTTGAATCTAGACATGATATATAACAAACCTAACAAAAGAGAGGCTCAATTTAGACTGGTTTAATTATGTAGTCCGATTCCAGCTTGTAGGTCCATATTAATTGATTGAGTTGAAGAGAGTTTCACGTAGTAGATAAGTGACTGCCATGTAaacttttatttcaattaataattgcaTGAATATGATAATGTTATAAGTTTCATTTACTCTATACGTAACTCATATCTCAAATTGATATTTAAACTCACGTGTTCACTCTATAGCTGAATTATTTGGCTATTCAAATGGATATTATTCAAAATctcgatttttttcttttaaaaaaaatatagttgtgAATTCCATAACCTAAGGAAACAAAATAACATGTTAAAATTCCCAGCAATAAAACATGCTAAAGCTCAGGggtattttcataaataatcatatataaGTTTCTTTGGTTGGGTGTGTGTGACAAAACTGAACTgaacaaaatttaattgaaaaaaactcaactaattaaattaactagAAATTAGTTGATAATGTTTAGTCATTCGATTTTAATGGAATAACACTCACCTAATAATAAagtatttaattaatctcaagCCTAAAATTGGATGGTAGGTTTAATAAAACCAAAcaagatagaaagaaaaatgaataagtatgctccttttctctttttgcaTAATAAAACTCATCAACTCAAATTACGTAAATTTCAAAGAAATGAGAGTTTGGAGTTGTAAAGAATGAGAAGGTGGCCAAGGCTGGTAGTTGTTGAATAAGCTTGCTCCTTGGTTCTTTCTATAATTAATGTGTAACAAACAATGGGGGGTGCATATTTAGGAGTGGAGAATGTAGAGATCGACATGGAGATGCAGAAAGTGACAGTGACTGGATGGGCGGAGCAGAAGAAGGTTCTAAAGACGGTCCGAAAGGGCGGAAGAAGGGCCGAGATATGGCAGCTCCCCCACAATCCTCACTACCAAAACTTCACCGATATTCAGCAGTATCAGCAGCAACACTCCATCGGCTATGCTCCCCAGCCATCGTCTTCCTACAACTACTACAAACATGGATACGATTACGGCCACGCTCCTGCTCAATCCACCATGCTTGGGCACCACACAGGCGCCGCCTTCAGCGATGAGAATCCTCATGCTTGTTCCATCATGTagagccatatatatataacacgaTTCTGTAACGTGTGTGTGTAATATAATTTGTCGATGGCttcatcaaattttaattgtgtttTCATCAGTATCTAGTgttaataattattctattacATATGAAGTggcttttcattttctttttattttttttataacaatatgTAGTAATTTGTTGCGAGTGTGAGGGTGTTCTGATTCTGGTTTCTCGACGCTTTGGATTTGTTTGCACTCTGTGTTATTCTgattgttgttttgggtttgtCGGGCAAGTTGAAATGTACTAGCCTCGACGGTTTCTCTTTAATTAAAGATTTGCCAAAGTTGTGTATCTCAGTGCATGTGTGAGGTTTCCACTCACTTTCCTGCCCATGAACTAGTTTGGTTAGGCTTTTTTTTAACCGCGTTTAAGTTGAATAGTGTTTAAGTTATATAATAACGTTTAAATTAGGTAGCGTTTAAGCTAATAATGTGTTTgacaaaatatacttttaaattattagttaatagttatgtgtttgatttgaaataattgataaaCTACCAAAGTATGATAAAAAGACgaaaataaatatgttattgaataatacaaagaatacataaaatatttattttaaataaaattaattataaattactgttatataaatgtatatatatgttaaaattaattaaaaatatattaatatatatatgttaaaattactactatatatatacacactgtTATATATATCTAAACATGTACAGAGACAGTGAGGAGAAAAGGACGAATGGACTGCAATGGCAGATCCTAGGGGTAACGGCGAACTGTGGGGACAATGGCAGTGGAGACGAGGGCGATGGGGTGGGAAGACGACAGATGCTGGGGGTGACGGGTTATGGGCCGAAAAAGTTGGGGCCACGGCGGACCGCGGGGGCGACGGTGACAGCTAAAAAACTGGGGGCGATGGCAGACGACGGGGGCAACGATGACAACTGAAAAAACTGGTGGCGACAATGGTAGGCGAGAGGTGAAGGGTTGAAGAAAAAGGGCAATAGCTAGAAATGGTTGAAAAGATTGAAGGTAAAATAGACATTTACTTGGTCAACTCAGCTTAATTAGTAGtagtttttttcaaaagttaataTATGAGTGGTTAAGTTATATAACTTAGAcactatttgttaaattcaaacacttaaataaataaaataaataatttaaaattattacatCAACTTATAAACGGTCAAACGGTCCACTCAAACGGAACTATATATGGAGATTGGCCTTAAGTTTCAAGCAGCTTCGTCGACGCATCAACGTGCGAGGATGCTAAGGTGAACTTTCACAtaattggattattaatttacTTTTGGCAACCCAATTAGATGTTTCTTCTACTTTAACAAAGAGGCCATTGATGGGCCACAAattactttaaatttaaaattgttaaacCTCACTTGTTTGACACCAAAAACATTACATAATTGAagtaaaagattaaaaattatcGATATTTATGATTGTGATAAACTAACACATGAATTATCACATCACTGTTGTTCATCTTTATTGGAGATAAAGAGTGTTAATTATTTAGTAAACTcgtttttcataattaaaattttcaattaatgatagttcattataaataaataaaaactctaaAAGTTTATACAACTTACAAGccaaaatttaagataaaaataacagTAAAATGCTGACCTTGTATagtttctttaaatttaaaacattttaatcaaatagcaatatatatatatatattgtattggTGGTGTGTATCAAAAAAGAGCTTCTCCCGAGCATTAAAACGATGGGCCTGGAGTTGTTttcacataaattttaatttgttattttaattttttgtgttcaatttttaatttatttaaaaacatgaaattttaacgtattgtttgaaaattaatgTTGGTTTTTTCTTTGGattgtgttgttttttttttcattcttttccttATTATTTGTGAATATATTCGTGaataaattaacataaaaaataccaggcctattaatatatttatttgaaaattaaataaaaagaagtgTGTGTAATATAAgct encodes:
- the LOC127792541 gene encoding heavy metal-associated isoprenylated plant protein 28, producing the protein MTTIEMRVHMDCPGCESKIRKALLKLKGVENVEIDMEMQKVTVTGWAEQKKVLKTVRKGGRRAEIWQLPHNPHYQNFTDIQQYQQQHSIGYAPQPSSSYNYYKHGYDYGHAPAQSTMLGHHTGAAFSDENPHACSIM